In Lineus longissimus chromosome 7, tnLinLong1.2, whole genome shotgun sequence, a genomic segment contains:
- the LOC135490862 gene encoding uncharacterized protein LOC135490862 isoform X2: MRNQLHQLQALLPAYKWRHFHIASQVSELPRQGSYLKGWEIEGVGLLSRHPIIKSTAQTLSYKKGPDKNKRVVIHAAINVDFVGIFNIAVGHFSYDRHQQCLNAAELKKYVVEKKLENVIVLGDFNTYPDFEGPMDVLTNEKVWSKCQNVARDVLHGAKRRVLLYDAWAQCKDPNEGLTFSNMPTPGLESRPDRTFITGNMKVLSCNRSGDAVHYTKFYYNAVLWQRLKNVVHATKSAYHGKVGRTCPHDCGPRASCRCGVCVAGSNRNTCDIPDCSECSADIYKYIYIYIIVIPSLIVQFLYAAVKSIIVLKERKQAIFQAVGCYCCLCYARCPKCIAKSFRKLDHSIFIKMWPFCQLPALPLMFFTAFLLMVCIVDVMNRFSQFYHTVMMMLPEELNPSDHMMLTFEIRLLLP, translated from the exons ATGAGGAATCAGCTTCATCAACTACAAGCACTGTTGCCAGCGTATAAATGGCGGCATTTCCACATTGCTAGCCAGGTGTCGGAGCTGCCAAGACAAGGAAGCTACCTCAAGGGATGGGAAATAGAAG GTGTTGGTCTTTTAAGTAGACATCCGATCATCAAATCAACAGCCCAGACATTGTCGTACAAAAAAGGTCCAGACAAGAACAAGCGGGTTGTGATCCATGCAGCCATCAATGTCGATTTTGTGGGCATATTCAATATTGCTGTAGGACATTTCTCTTATGATCGTCATCAGCAGTGTCTCAATGCTGCTGAGCTTAAGAAATATGTTGTAG agaaaaaattggaaaatgtgataGTCCTGGGCGATTTCAACACATATCCTGATTTTGAGGGCCCAATGGATGTGCTAACCAATGAAAAGGTTTGGAGCAAGTGTCAGAATGTTGCCCGGGATGTGCTGCATGGTGCGAAGCGGAGGGTGCTACTGTATGATGCCTGGGCCCAGTGCAAGGATCCCAATGAAGGTCTAACCTTTAGTAATATG CCGACTCCTGGGCTAGAGAGCCGTCCAGACCGGACCTTTATTACAGGCAACATGAAAGTTTTATCGTGCAATCGAAGCGGAGATGCAGTTCACTACACAAAGTTTTATTACAACGCCGTATTGTGGCAGAGACTCAAAAACGTTGTTCACGCAACGAAATCTGCATATCATGGAAAAGTTGGGCGAACATGCCCGCATGATTGCGGTCCGCGGGCCTCTTGTCGATGCGGTGTCTGTGTAGCAGGCAGTAACAGAAATACTTGTGATATACCTGATTGCAGCGAGTGCAGTGCTGatatttacaaatatatttacatatacattattgttattCCCAGTTTAATTGTCCAATTCCTCTATGCAGCTGTGAAATCCATTATTGTCCTCAAGGAGAGAAAACAGGCCATATTTCAAGCTGTTGGGTGCTACTGTTGTTTATGTTATGCAAGGTGCCCAAAGTGTATAGCTAAGTCATTCCGAAAGTTGGATCAttcaattttcatcaaaatgtggCCATTCTGCCAGTTGCCTGCCCTCCCTCTTATGTTCTTCACAGCTTTTCTTCTCATGGTTTGCATCGTAGATGTTATGAACAGATTTTCTCAGTTTTATCATACTGTAATGATGATGTTGCCCGAGGAACTCAACCCCTCTGATCACATGATGCTGACATTTGAAATCAGATTATTGCTGCCCTGA
- the LOC135490862 gene encoding uncharacterized protein LOC135490862 isoform X1 encodes MKMLSDVNFLHYLLFVGASLSLLPHVSCLVVSTYNLWNVMFHWEVRKLRIVEMIEEIKPDVIAFQEVRADISGMRNQLHQLQALLPAYKWRHFHIASQVSELPRQGSYLKGWEIEGVGLLSRHPIIKSTAQTLSYKKGPDKNKRVVIHAAINVDFVGIFNIAVGHFSYDRHQQCLNAAELKKYVVEKKLENVIVLGDFNTYPDFEGPMDVLTNEKVWSKCQNVARDVLHGAKRRVLLYDAWAQCKDPNEGLTFSNMPTPGLESRPDRTFITGNMKVLSCNRSGDAVHYTKFYYNAVLWQRLKNVVHATKSAYHGKVGRTCPHDCGPRASCRCGVCVAGSNRNTCDIPDCSECSADIYKYIYIYIIVIPSLIVQFLYAAVKSIIVLKERKQAIFQAVGCYCCLCYARCPKCIAKSFRKLDHSIFIKMWPFCQLPALPLMFFTAFLLMVCIVDVMNRFSQFYHTVMMMLPEELNPSDHMMLTFEIRLLLP; translated from the exons ATGAAAATGTTGTCTGATGTGAATTTTCTGCATTATTTGCTCTTCGTTGGGGCTTCTCTAAGTCTTTTGCCCCATGTCAGCTGCCTGGTTGTTAGCACGTACAACCTGTGGAACGTTATGTTCCATTGGGAGGTCAGAAAACTGAGGATTGTAGAAATG ATAGAAGAGATCAAACCTGATGTGATAGCGTTCCAAGAAGTCCGAGCAGATATTAGCGGGATGAGGAATCAGCTTCATCAACTACAAGCACTGTTGCCAGCGTATAAATGGCGGCATTTCCACATTGCTAGCCAGGTGTCGGAGCTGCCAAGACAAGGAAGCTACCTCAAGGGATGGGAAATAGAAG GTGTTGGTCTTTTAAGTAGACATCCGATCATCAAATCAACAGCCCAGACATTGTCGTACAAAAAAGGTCCAGACAAGAACAAGCGGGTTGTGATCCATGCAGCCATCAATGTCGATTTTGTGGGCATATTCAATATTGCTGTAGGACATTTCTCTTATGATCGTCATCAGCAGTGTCTCAATGCTGCTGAGCTTAAGAAATATGTTGTAG agaaaaaattggaaaatgtgataGTCCTGGGCGATTTCAACACATATCCTGATTTTGAGGGCCCAATGGATGTGCTAACCAATGAAAAGGTTTGGAGCAAGTGTCAGAATGTTGCCCGGGATGTGCTGCATGGTGCGAAGCGGAGGGTGCTACTGTATGATGCCTGGGCCCAGTGCAAGGATCCCAATGAAGGTCTAACCTTTAGTAATATG CCGACTCCTGGGCTAGAGAGCCGTCCAGACCGGACCTTTATTACAGGCAACATGAAAGTTTTATCGTGCAATCGAAGCGGAGATGCAGTTCACTACACAAAGTTTTATTACAACGCCGTATTGTGGCAGAGACTCAAAAACGTTGTTCACGCAACGAAATCTGCATATCATGGAAAAGTTGGGCGAACATGCCCGCATGATTGCGGTCCGCGGGCCTCTTGTCGATGCGGTGTCTGTGTAGCAGGCAGTAACAGAAATACTTGTGATATACCTGATTGCAGCGAGTGCAGTGCTGatatttacaaatatatttacatatacattattgttattCCCAGTTTAATTGTCCAATTCCTCTATGCAGCTGTGAAATCCATTATTGTCCTCAAGGAGAGAAAACAGGCCATATTTCAAGCTGTTGGGTGCTACTGTTGTTTATGTTATGCAAGGTGCCCAAAGTGTATAGCTAAGTCATTCCGAAAGTTGGATCAttcaattttcatcaaaatgtggCCATTCTGCCAGTTGCCTGCCCTCCCTCTTATGTTCTTCACAGCTTTTCTTCTCATGGTTTGCATCGTAGATGTTATGAACAGATTTTCTCAGTTTTATCATACTGTAATGATGATGTTGCCCGAGGAACTCAACCCCTCTGATCACATGATGCTGACATTTGAAATCAGATTATTGCTGCCCTGA